A genomic stretch from Salarias fasciatus chromosome 10, fSalaFa1.1, whole genome shotgun sequence includes:
- the samsn1b gene encoding SAM domain-containing protein SAMSN-1b: MVCIPLGPKCLPLQFAALRCAGRGSLKLSAGSWGLRPPPPHTSKSCGERADEGRKTEADRGRPLSKGGRRSSNSLESLYSLHSGQSSSSGVTSGSDCSSNRNSLRLDDDPPSAGHFCGRARVHTEYVPSPYDTESLKLKVGDVIDIIAKPPMGIWRGSLRGRIGSFKFIYVDVLTAEGQEASPGARHRSTVQEVLRRLSLEEYSSSLQRGGFQTVDDLMELSERHLTGLGVSDPEHRRRLLAAVRSLRLLRPDRRPGDEEDRENGDGVKASGPRDSGCHMASEEAELHAADAQE; the protein is encoded by the exons ATGGTCTGCATCCCGCTCGGTCCCAAATGTCTGCCGCTGCAGTTCGCGGCGCTCCGCTGTGCAGGAAGAGGAAGTTTAAAGCTGAGCGCAGGTAGTTGGGGATtacgcccgccgccgccgcacaccTCCAAG AGCTGCGGCGAGCGGGCGGACGAGGGCCGGAAGACGGAGGCCGACCGCGGGAGGCCGCTGAGTAAAGGCGGCAGGAGGTCCAGTAACTCTCTGGAAAGCCTCTACAGCCTCCACAGCGGCCAGAGCTCCTCCA GCGGAGTCACCAGCGGGTCAGACTGCTCCAGCAACAGGAACAGTCTGAGGCTGGACGATGATCCACCGTCCGCTGGGCACTTCTGCGGCCGAGCCAGAGTCCATACAGAGTACGTGCCAAGTCCCTACGACACCGAATCCCTCAAACTCAAG GTGGGAGACGTGATCGACATCATCGCCAAGCCTCCCATGGGAATCTGGAGAGGTTCGCTACGAGGCAGGATCGGAAGTTTCAAGTTCATCTACGTGGACGTGCTGACGGCGGAGGGCCAGGAGGCGAGCCCGGGCGCCAGGCACCGCTCCACCGTGCAGGAAGTGCTGAGGCGTCTCAGCTTGGAG GAGTACTCGTCGTCGCTGCAGCGCGGCGGCTTCCAGACGGTGGACGACCTGATGGAGCTGAGCGAGCGCCACCTGACCGGGCTGGGCGTGAGCGACCCGGAGCACAGGCGGCGTCTGCTGGCCGCCGTCCGCTCCCTGCGGCTGCTGCGCC ccGACCGCCGGCCGGGGGACGAGGAAGACCGGGAGAACGGCGACGGCGTCAAGGCCAGCGGCCCGCGGGACTCTGGCTGCCACATGGCGtccgaggaggcggagcttcacgCCGCCGACGCACAGGAATGA
- the gdpd5a gene encoding glycerophosphodiester phosphodiesterase domain-containing protein 5 isoform X2 produces MVKHQPLQVYEKQVFVSFVTGIYGCRWKRYQRSQDDSSRWECAWFIILCTSFLLLLLWTYFWLVAKNDFNDFNWLVYNRTGEWRDETLPIVASTTVGFSYITFLLILALFHISLGQQLNLYWVHKIGVLATLLTTVSGVVSVDDVWGDEWDILLVSMQSTAPFLHIGALVTVTAVSWLIAGYVVRRERSNVQMLVLIVYILVLLALYLAPLSFTCPCIMDRNSLRPRPAIIGRRGAPMLAPENTMVSFNRALQHGAGSLEADVAISVDGVPFLMRDRTLRRTTNVSRAFPGRQHEDASFFNWTEIRSLNAGQWFLQSDPYWTVDTLTAKDRSRIGSQTVCGLVEMLRLASRTNSSALLSVRRPPPEHPRHRSWFMDTLWAVQKAGIPQKRVTWTPDTDRGRVRGLQQSAGEKLSVKEIRQRGITSLTLHYSKISLKDIREYQANNVSVTVYPVNEPWLYSTLWCSGVPSVSSDAPQVLRKVPYPIWLMSRNAYSFIWISSDLVSLAVVIGIFCFQNYHMIRWRMSGMQTYNPEQIMLSAVTRRSSREVNVMKEKLIFSELNNGLGSSEELSLYPENGYARYSHGGLSR; encoded by the exons TGGGAGTGCGCATGGTTCATCATCTTGTGCACGTcgttcctgctgcttctcctctggACCTACTTCTGGCTGGTGGCCAAAAATGACTTCAACGACTTCAACTG GTTGGTGTACAACCGAACCGGAGAGTGGCGGGACGAAACGCTCCCCATCGTTGCCTCCACCACCGTGGGATTCAGCTACATAACCTTCTTACTG ATCTTGGCCCTTTTTCACATTTCCCTGGGTCAGCAGCTGAACCTGTACTGGGTCCACAAG ATCGGAGTGTTGGCCACGCTGCTCACCACCGTCTCCGGGGTTGTTTCTGTGGACGACGTCTGGGGGGACGAGTGGGACATCCTGCTGGTGTCTATGCAG TCCACAGCCCCGTTCCTGCACATCGGAGCCCTGGTAACAGTCACCGCTGTCAGCTGGCTGATCGCCGGCTACGTGGTCCGCAGAGAGAGATCCA ACGTCCAGATGCTGGTGCTGATCGTCTacatcctggtcctgctggctctctatCTGGCGCCGCTCTCGTTCACCTGCCCCTGCATCATGGACCGAAACAGCCTCCGGCCGCGGCCGGCCATCATCGGCCGGCGGGGAGCGCCCATG ctggctccAGAAAACACCATGGTGTCCTTTAACAGAGCCCTGCAGCACGGAGCCGGATCCCTGGAGGCCGACGTCGCCATCAG TGTGGACGGCGTTCCGTTCCTCATGCGAGATCGCACCTTGAGGCGGACCACAAACGTCAGCAGAGCCTTTCCAGGCCGGCAGCACGAAGACGCCTCCTTCTTCAACTGGACCGAGATCCGCTCTCTGAATGCAGGCCAGTGGTTTCTGCAG agcGACCCCTACTGGACGGTGGACACCCTGACGGCGAAGGACCGGAGCCGCATCGGGAGCCAGACGGTGTGCGGCCTGGTGGAGATGCTCCGTCTGGCCTCCAGGACCAACAGCTCGGCGCTGCTCAGCgtccgccggccgccgccggagcACCCGCGCCACCGCAGCTGGTTCATGGACACGCTGTGGGCCGTGCAGAAAGCAGGCATCCCCCAGAAGAGG GTGACGTGGACCCCGGACACGGACCGGGGGAGGGTGAGGGGGCTGCAGCAGAGCGCCGGCGAGAAGCTGTCGGTGAAGGAGATCAGGCAGAGAGGCATCACCAGCCTGACCCTGCACTACAGCAAGATCAGCCTCAAAGACATACG AGAGTATCAGGCCAACAatgtgagtgtgactgtgtACCCAGTGAACGAGCCCTGGCTCTACTCCACCCTGTGGTGTAGCGGGGTGCCTTCTGTGTCCTCCGACGCCCCCCAAGTCCTCCGAAAGGTGCCTTACCCCATCTGGCTCATG AGCCGGAACGCTTACAGCTTCATCTGGATCTCCTCAGACCTGGTGTCTCTCGCCGTCGTCATCGGAATCTTCTGCTTCCAGAA CTATCATATGATCAG GTGGAGGATGAGCGGGATGCAGACGTATAACCCCGAGCAGATCATGCTGAGCGCCGTGACGCGACGCTCCAGCCGAGAAGTCAACGTCATGAAGGAAAAACTCATATTTTCAG AACTGAACAACGGGCTGGGCAGCTCGGAGGAGCTCTCCCTCTATCCGGAGAACGGGTACGCCAGGTACTCCCACGGGGGCCTCAGTCGCTGA
- the gdpd5a gene encoding glycerophosphodiester phosphodiesterase domain-containing protein 5 isoform X1 yields the protein MVKHQPLQVYEKQVFVSFVTGIYGCRWKRYQRSQDDSSRWECAWFIILCTSFLLLLLWTYFWLVAKNDFNDFNWLVYNRTGEWRDETLPIVASTTVGFSYITFLLILALFHISLGQQLNLYWVHKIGVLATLLTTVSGVVSVDDVWGDEWDILLVSMQSTAPFLHIGALVTVTAVSWLIAGYVVRRERSNVQMLVLIVYILVLLALYLAPLSFTCPCIMDRNSLRPRPAIIGRRGAPMLAPENTMVSFNRALQHGAGSLEADVAISVDGVPFLMRDRTLRRTTNVSRAFPGRQHEDASFFNWTEIRSLNAGQWFLQSDPYWTVDTLTAKDRSRIGSQTVCGLVEMLRLASRTNSSALLSVRRPPPEHPRHRSWFMDTLWAVQKAGIPQKRVRTVTWTPDTDRGRVRGLQQSAGEKLSVKEIRQRGITSLTLHYSKISLKDIREYQANNVSVTVYPVNEPWLYSTLWCSGVPSVSSDAPQVLRKVPYPIWLMSRNAYSFIWISSDLVSLAVVIGIFCFQNYHMIRWRMSGMQTYNPEQIMLSAVTRRSSREVNVMKEKLIFSELNNGLGSSEELSLYPENGYARYSHGGLSR from the exons TGGGAGTGCGCATGGTTCATCATCTTGTGCACGTcgttcctgctgcttctcctctggACCTACTTCTGGCTGGTGGCCAAAAATGACTTCAACGACTTCAACTG GTTGGTGTACAACCGAACCGGAGAGTGGCGGGACGAAACGCTCCCCATCGTTGCCTCCACCACCGTGGGATTCAGCTACATAACCTTCTTACTG ATCTTGGCCCTTTTTCACATTTCCCTGGGTCAGCAGCTGAACCTGTACTGGGTCCACAAG ATCGGAGTGTTGGCCACGCTGCTCACCACCGTCTCCGGGGTTGTTTCTGTGGACGACGTCTGGGGGGACGAGTGGGACATCCTGCTGGTGTCTATGCAG TCCACAGCCCCGTTCCTGCACATCGGAGCCCTGGTAACAGTCACCGCTGTCAGCTGGCTGATCGCCGGCTACGTGGTCCGCAGAGAGAGATCCA ACGTCCAGATGCTGGTGCTGATCGTCTacatcctggtcctgctggctctctatCTGGCGCCGCTCTCGTTCACCTGCCCCTGCATCATGGACCGAAACAGCCTCCGGCCGCGGCCGGCCATCATCGGCCGGCGGGGAGCGCCCATG ctggctccAGAAAACACCATGGTGTCCTTTAACAGAGCCCTGCAGCACGGAGCCGGATCCCTGGAGGCCGACGTCGCCATCAG TGTGGACGGCGTTCCGTTCCTCATGCGAGATCGCACCTTGAGGCGGACCACAAACGTCAGCAGAGCCTTTCCAGGCCGGCAGCACGAAGACGCCTCCTTCTTCAACTGGACCGAGATCCGCTCTCTGAATGCAGGCCAGTGGTTTCTGCAG agcGACCCCTACTGGACGGTGGACACCCTGACGGCGAAGGACCGGAGCCGCATCGGGAGCCAGACGGTGTGCGGCCTGGTGGAGATGCTCCGTCTGGCCTCCAGGACCAACAGCTCGGCGCTGCTCAGCgtccgccggccgccgccggagcACCCGCGCCACCGCAGCTGGTTCATGGACACGCTGTGGGCCGTGCAGAAAGCAGGCATCCCCCAGAAGAGGGTGAGGACT GTGACGTGGACCCCGGACACGGACCGGGGGAGGGTGAGGGGGCTGCAGCAGAGCGCCGGCGAGAAGCTGTCGGTGAAGGAGATCAGGCAGAGAGGCATCACCAGCCTGACCCTGCACTACAGCAAGATCAGCCTCAAAGACATACG AGAGTATCAGGCCAACAatgtgagtgtgactgtgtACCCAGTGAACGAGCCCTGGCTCTACTCCACCCTGTGGTGTAGCGGGGTGCCTTCTGTGTCCTCCGACGCCCCCCAAGTCCTCCGAAAGGTGCCTTACCCCATCTGGCTCATG AGCCGGAACGCTTACAGCTTCATCTGGATCTCCTCAGACCTGGTGTCTCTCGCCGTCGTCATCGGAATCTTCTGCTTCCAGAA CTATCATATGATCAG GTGGAGGATGAGCGGGATGCAGACGTATAACCCCGAGCAGATCATGCTGAGCGCCGTGACGCGACGCTCCAGCCGAGAAGTCAACGTCATGAAGGAAAAACTCATATTTTCAG AACTGAACAACGGGCTGGGCAGCTCGGAGGAGCTCTCCCTCTATCCGGAGAACGGGTACGCCAGGTACTCCCACGGGGGCCTCAGTCGCTGA
- the gdpd5a gene encoding glycerophosphodiester phosphodiesterase domain-containing protein 5 isoform X3, which produces MVKHQPLQVYEKQVFVSFVTGIYGCRWKRYQRSQDDSSRWECAWFIILCTSFLLLLLWTYFWLVAKNDFNDFNWLVYNRTGEWRDETLPIVASTTVGFSYITFLLILALFHISLGQQLNLYWVHKIGVLATLLTTVSGVVSVDDVWGDEWDILLVSMQSTAPFLHIGALVTVTAVSWLIAGYVVRRERSNVQMLVLIVYILVLLALYLAPLSFTCPCIMDRNSLRPRPAIIGRRGAPMLAPENTMVSFNRALQHGAGSLEADVAISVDGVPFLMRDRTLRRTTNVSRAFPGRQHEDASFFNWTEIRSLNAGQWFLQSDPYWTVDTLTAKDRSRIGSQTVCGLVEMLRLASRTNSSALLSVRRPPPEHPRHRSWFMDTLWAVQKAGIPQKRVRTVTWTPDTDRGRVRGLQQSAGEKLSVKEIRQRGITSLTLHYSKISLKDIREYQANNVSVTVYPVNEPWLYSTLWCSGVPSVSSDAPQVLRKVPYPIWLMSRNAYSFIWISSDLVSLAVVIGIFCFQKWRMSGMQTYNPEQIMLSAVTRRSSREVNVMKEKLIFSELNNGLGSSEELSLYPENGYARYSHGGLSR; this is translated from the exons TGGGAGTGCGCATGGTTCATCATCTTGTGCACGTcgttcctgctgcttctcctctggACCTACTTCTGGCTGGTGGCCAAAAATGACTTCAACGACTTCAACTG GTTGGTGTACAACCGAACCGGAGAGTGGCGGGACGAAACGCTCCCCATCGTTGCCTCCACCACCGTGGGATTCAGCTACATAACCTTCTTACTG ATCTTGGCCCTTTTTCACATTTCCCTGGGTCAGCAGCTGAACCTGTACTGGGTCCACAAG ATCGGAGTGTTGGCCACGCTGCTCACCACCGTCTCCGGGGTTGTTTCTGTGGACGACGTCTGGGGGGACGAGTGGGACATCCTGCTGGTGTCTATGCAG TCCACAGCCCCGTTCCTGCACATCGGAGCCCTGGTAACAGTCACCGCTGTCAGCTGGCTGATCGCCGGCTACGTGGTCCGCAGAGAGAGATCCA ACGTCCAGATGCTGGTGCTGATCGTCTacatcctggtcctgctggctctctatCTGGCGCCGCTCTCGTTCACCTGCCCCTGCATCATGGACCGAAACAGCCTCCGGCCGCGGCCGGCCATCATCGGCCGGCGGGGAGCGCCCATG ctggctccAGAAAACACCATGGTGTCCTTTAACAGAGCCCTGCAGCACGGAGCCGGATCCCTGGAGGCCGACGTCGCCATCAG TGTGGACGGCGTTCCGTTCCTCATGCGAGATCGCACCTTGAGGCGGACCACAAACGTCAGCAGAGCCTTTCCAGGCCGGCAGCACGAAGACGCCTCCTTCTTCAACTGGACCGAGATCCGCTCTCTGAATGCAGGCCAGTGGTTTCTGCAG agcGACCCCTACTGGACGGTGGACACCCTGACGGCGAAGGACCGGAGCCGCATCGGGAGCCAGACGGTGTGCGGCCTGGTGGAGATGCTCCGTCTGGCCTCCAGGACCAACAGCTCGGCGCTGCTCAGCgtccgccggccgccgccggagcACCCGCGCCACCGCAGCTGGTTCATGGACACGCTGTGGGCCGTGCAGAAAGCAGGCATCCCCCAGAAGAGGGTGAGGACT GTGACGTGGACCCCGGACACGGACCGGGGGAGGGTGAGGGGGCTGCAGCAGAGCGCCGGCGAGAAGCTGTCGGTGAAGGAGATCAGGCAGAGAGGCATCACCAGCCTGACCCTGCACTACAGCAAGATCAGCCTCAAAGACATACG AGAGTATCAGGCCAACAatgtgagtgtgactgtgtACCCAGTGAACGAGCCCTGGCTCTACTCCACCCTGTGGTGTAGCGGGGTGCCTTCTGTGTCCTCCGACGCCCCCCAAGTCCTCCGAAAGGTGCCTTACCCCATCTGGCTCATG AGCCGGAACGCTTACAGCTTCATCTGGATCTCCTCAGACCTGGTGTCTCTCGCCGTCGTCATCGGAATCTTCTGCTTCCAGAA GTGGAGGATGAGCGGGATGCAGACGTATAACCCCGAGCAGATCATGCTGAGCGCCGTGACGCGACGCTCCAGCCGAGAAGTCAACGTCATGAAGGAAAAACTCATATTTTCAG AACTGAACAACGGGCTGGGCAGCTCGGAGGAGCTCTCCCTCTATCCGGAGAACGGGTACGCCAGGTACTCCCACGGGGGCCTCAGTCGCTGA